The genomic segment ACTGTGAATTTAGTTGATGGCGTTATGGTAGATGCATCATTTTCATGTATTTCTGGGAATTTCAACGCTTTCTTCTTGTTTTAAGGATATCCAATTCTAATTTAGTGTATTTACTTCTAAGCTTGGGACTTCACTTTCTGAATCTCCAGTAAAACATGAAAAGTCATGGCATTATTCCACACTGATCACGTCCATGGGTATGAAGCCACGGTTTTCATGAGGGAAAAAAaacaaatagtaaaaacttgagACATTGAGAAAAGTACAGTGGACCAAACATTAATCTTTTATAAGGTGTGGTCAATGACAAAATGATAAAGAGAAACAAAAAGCTAGTACTCCGGACAGATTGCACATGGACGCTCACTTCTTTGCAGAAACAATCTTCACTAGGAACAAGATAGAGTTTGAGGAAAATTCAGACGATTTCCAAATCAAAGAAAAAAGTTGTCACAGTGAACTAAAATTGGAGAAGGGAAGGGGAAAAGGAACAGGCTGCAACCTGTTCGTGATAAATTGTGTACTTTCCATGTACTTGAAGCAAAAAAATGAACAAGAATAAGTCGAAGTAACAAAGGAGTGAGAGAAAATGTTCACCTCAAGAATCCAGCCAACATATTTGACATTATTCACGTGTTGGTTCACATCTAAATCAGTCCATCTTGGCTGCAAGCAAGTGATAGATTTTAAAGGAAGTTAAACAGAAGGGAACCTGTGGTGATACTTATACACCAAATAGTTTTTGAAAACAAAATAGTTCGCTGCTTACAGTTAAACCAGTACGGATATAATCTGCAGTTGTATCATCAAGTTTTGGTAGCTTCCTAGATTCCTGGTCCACCACAGGAGGAGAATCCACAAAATAGCCACCTATTTCATCCCGAACCTCATCTGGAATTTTAGCTAGTCTCCGGGTCTCTTTATTCATCATCACCCATTGACTGATGCCATGCAACAAGATGACAAATATTTTCAGTTAATTAAACTTGAAAACCTGGTTGGAAAAAATCAACCTTTAATTCAAATAATTCGGAACATGATTGAAGCTTTGAAGTATAATGATAGTCATTTTCCAGTCATCACCCACATACACAAGTTAAAATAGTTATTTGGTAAAGTTTTACATTTTATTGAAAAGCAAAGTATAGCACTGACAAAATACAAAGGAAACAACAGACATCAAAAGATCAATAAAAAAATCTGACTGACTGGTTGGATAAGTGCTAAAGTAATCTAGCAAATCCAAACCTGGAAGCTCTTGTTAAGATATCTCCGGTGCTGCGATCACGTATAAGCCAGTCTCTGCGCATGCCATTCTTCCCAGAAGCAGCTACCCAAGTATCTACCTGAATAACATCACCCCTGCAAGATAAACATGTAACTTACAACACAATATCTTTTGAGTCTATCCACCACATGATCGCAAGGTTTAATAAGACTAGAAAAACAACccctctgctaggcgatacaCTAAATTATCAGTAAAAACTTACCAAGTAGGATAGCGATCCACGAGAACCTGCATTTTAGCAACCACCCAAATTAAATTTCTTTTGCACATCTCAGGAGTTGAACCAAAGCCATCATTGAGCAGTCCTGCAGTCTTTACATGATTAAGAGCTGTTTCCTACACAAAAAGTTCAGAGTTTGTCAAACAGGAGCCTTTCAGCTTTCAGTATTCCCAACTAACGAAAAGATAACAGGCATGTAAATGCATCTCAATAAAGAAATCCTCTTGGACCTGCAAATGATTCATCAACGTCTCTACAGAGACAGTCCGATCAGCACCTATTTCATATGACCTGATACTGAAGTTTTGACGAAATATCAAACCGTTCTGCATGATGCTCCCTAAACCAAAGGGATCATCAATCACATCTAAACGTTTTGGTTTCCAATCAAGCATCATCCATTGCTTCTCTGCTGCCAGAAATATTGTGGTGATGGCGGCAAGGAGCATGCTCCAATCAGGTAATTGGTTGATAAAAGTCCTTGGAGGAGGGGATGATGTCACCTCGTCTTCAATCTTAAGACCATCCATTACTCCAACCCTTGTCCCATTAACCCTGGGTTGGGCTTGTGCATTGGCCTTAACTTGTAAACGTCCCGAAGATGTGGATTTTGACTTAACACCATTCCCAAATGCATCAATACTTGA from the Primulina eburnea isolate SZY01 chromosome 3, ASM2296580v1, whole genome shotgun sequence genome contains:
- the LOC140825413 gene encoding palmitoyl-acyl carrier protein thioesterase, chloroplastic-like, whose product is MVTTAATSAFFSVASPASDSFGKAMGKNEGNIASSIDAFGNGVKSKSTSSGRLQVKANAQAQPRVNGTRVGVMDGLKIEDEVTSSPPPRTFINQLPDWSMLLAAITTIFLAAEKQWMMLDWKPKRLDVIDDPFGLGSIMQNGLIFRQNFSIRSYEIGADRTVSVETLMNHLQETALNHVKTAGLLNDGFGSTPEMCKRNLIWVVAKMQVLVDRYPTWGDVIQVDTWVAASGKNGMRRDWLIRDRSTGDILTRASSQWVMMNKETRRLAKIPDEVRDEIGGYFVDSPPVVDQESRKLPKLDDTTADYIRTGLTPRWTDLDVNQHVNNVKYVGWILESAPLPVVETHELAGITLEYRRECTRDSVLESLCSVLDKGIGDLAHPGFVECQHLLRLEGGGEVIKGRTAWRPKHADRIGSMSQHPTGSV